A DNA window from Stutzerimonas stutzeri contains the following coding sequences:
- the rpoS gene encoding RNA polymerase sigma factor RpoS: MALKDQALEFDVDDAVLLMETPIHLDQKNKVTKAATAGRPKAASSKQHKFIDYNRALDATQLYLNEIGFSPLLTPEEEVHFARLAQKGDPAGRKRMIESNLRLVVKIARRYVNRGLSLLDLVEEGNLGLIRAVEKFDPERGFRFSTYATWWIRQTIERAIMNQTRTIRLPIHVVKELNVYLRAARELTQKLDHEPSPEEIANLLEKPVGEVKRMLGLNERVTSVDVSLGPDTDKTLLDTLTDDRPTDPCELLLDDDLSNSIDQWLSDLSEKQREVVIRRFGLRGHEASTLEEVGQEIGLTRERVRQIQVEALRRLREILERNGLSSDALFQ, encoded by the coding sequence ATGGCACTTAAAGACCAAGCGCTGGAGTTTGACGTCGACGATGCGGTTCTGCTTATGGAAACGCCTATCCACCTCGACCAGAAAAACAAAGTGACCAAGGCTGCCACAGCAGGCAGACCCAAGGCCGCATCCAGCAAACAGCACAAGTTCATCGATTACAACCGGGCCCTGGATGCAACCCAGTTGTACCTCAACGAAATCGGTTTCTCCCCCCTCCTTACACCCGAAGAAGAAGTGCACTTCGCGCGCCTTGCTCAGAAAGGCGATCCTGCGGGGCGCAAGCGCATGATTGAAAGCAACCTGCGGCTAGTGGTGAAGATCGCTCGGCGATACGTTAACCGTGGCCTTTCGTTGCTCGATCTGGTTGAGGAGGGCAATCTGGGACTGATTCGCGCGGTCGAGAAATTCGATCCCGAACGCGGCTTCCGCTTCTCCACCTATGCCACCTGGTGGATTCGACAGACCATCGAGCGGGCGATCATGAATCAGACCCGTACGATCCGGCTGCCGATTCATGTGGTCAAGGAGTTGAACGTCTACCTTCGGGCGGCGCGCGAGCTGACGCAAAAGCTCGACCATGAGCCGAGCCCCGAGGAGATTGCCAATCTGCTGGAAAAACCGGTCGGTGAGGTCAAGCGGATGCTTGGCCTCAACGAGCGTGTCACTTCAGTCGACGTGTCGCTTGGTCCGGATACAGACAAGACCCTGCTCGATACGCTGACCGACGATCGTCCGACTGATCCGTGTGAATTGCTATTGGACGATGACCTTTCCAACAGCATCGATCAGTGGCTGTCAGACCTCTCCGAGAAGCAGCGGGAGGTGGTGATCCGTCGTTTCGGCCTGCGGGGTCACGAGGCCTCCACGCTGGAAGAAGTGGGCCAGGAGATCGGCCTGACTCGAGAGCGTGTTCGCCAGATTCAGGTGGAGGCGCTACGACGCCTTCGCGAGATTCTGGAGCGCAACGGCCTGTCGAGCGACGCGCTGTTTCAGTGA
- a CDS encoding peptidoglycan DD-metalloendopeptidase family protein encodes MVRSMLGLLVIAGALEGCTSPQGGGVQVVDRNQRDRVTSGQYTVRRGDTLWSIAFRFGWDWRELARVNGIQPPHVIYPGQKIRFGGGSSRVASAAPRPAPQPAPTPAPSTPVVVATPIPRQAPITTPSSPPPAAPPASTQVTPVARSASGWAWPANGAIIGRFSSNGSLNKGIDIAGELGQPVLAASDGTVVYAGSGLRGYGELVIIKHSDTYVSAYGHSRRLLVREGQQVKAGQSIAEMGSTGTDRVKLHFEIRRQGKPVDPLQYLPRR; translated from the coding sequence ATGGTCCGCTCGATGCTCGGCCTTCTGGTGATTGCCGGAGCGCTGGAGGGCTGTACCTCGCCTCAGGGTGGCGGCGTGCAGGTCGTCGATCGCAATCAGCGTGATCGTGTCACCAGCGGTCAGTACACCGTGCGCCGAGGCGACACGTTGTGGTCCATCGCGTTCCGCTTCGGTTGGGACTGGCGTGAGCTGGCTCGGGTGAATGGCATCCAGCCGCCACACGTCATCTATCCAGGGCAGAAGATCCGCTTCGGCGGCGGCTCGTCGCGTGTCGCTTCTGCTGCGCCGCGGCCCGCACCTCAACCTGCGCCGACGCCGGCACCCTCGACGCCTGTGGTAGTTGCCACGCCCATACCGCGTCAGGCGCCAATTACCACTCCTTCGAGTCCGCCTCCTGCAGCCCCGCCGGCAAGCACTCAGGTGACCCCCGTTGCCCGTTCTGCAAGCGGTTGGGCATGGCCGGCGAACGGCGCGATCATCGGTCGATTCTCGTCAAACGGTAGTTTGAATAAAGGAATTGATATCGCTGGGGAATTAGGACAGCCTGTCCTGGCTGCTTCTGATGGGACTGTTGTGTACGCCGGCAGTGGATTACGGGGTTACGGCGAACTTGTGATCATCAAGCACAGCGATACCTATGTAAGCGCCTACGGACATAGCCGCAGGCTGCTGGTGCGGGAGGGCCAACAAGTCAAGGCTGGGCAAAGTATTGCCGAGATGGGATCGACGGGAACCGACCGGGTGAAGCTGCACTTTGAGATTCGCCGCCAGGGCAAACCCGTAGACCCGTTGCAATATCTGCCAAGACGTTGA
- a CDS encoding DUF368 domain-containing protein encodes MKNALLLYAKGMAMGAADVVPGVSGGTVAFITGIYDELLRSISAVPYAARPLLRGRIGEAWSTANASFLLILFAGVLTSILSLARLITYLLEEHPIPVWSFFFGLILVSVHLVGKEIQRRNLTRLVSFCLGIGFAYWITVAAPMQWGSGSVSLFLAGAIAICAMILPGISGSFILVLLGLYQVVLGAVKSLDVGVMMTFAAGCVVGLLSFARLLSWLLKRWRDLTLAFLTGLMLGSLNKVWPWKETLTWRTNSSGENVPLLQQNLMPGTYGDLTGQDPQLLLAVLLAVGGIVLVLSLEWFAGRRQPMTEGV; translated from the coding sequence ATGAAGAACGCTTTATTGTTGTACGCCAAGGGCATGGCCATGGGCGCGGCGGATGTGGTGCCGGGTGTCTCGGGCGGTACCGTAGCGTTTATCACCGGTATCTACGACGAGTTGCTGCGTTCGATCAGCGCTGTGCCGTATGCCGCTCGCCCGCTGTTGCGTGGACGCATTGGCGAAGCGTGGAGTACCGCCAATGCCAGTTTCCTGCTGATTCTATTCGCTGGTGTGCTCACCAGCATTCTCAGCCTGGCGAGGCTGATCACCTATCTTCTGGAAGAGCATCCAATTCCGGTGTGGTCGTTTTTCTTCGGCCTTATCCTGGTATCGGTGCACCTGGTGGGCAAGGAAATCCAGCGGCGCAACCTGACGCGGCTGGTGAGTTTCTGTCTGGGTATAGGGTTCGCCTACTGGATCACCGTGGCGGCTCCCATGCAGTGGGGCAGTGGCAGCGTAAGCCTGTTCCTCGCTGGCGCCATCGCCATATGCGCAATGATCCTGCCCGGGATTTCCGGCAGTTTCATTCTCGTCCTGCTGGGGTTGTATCAAGTGGTACTAGGTGCCGTGAAAAGCCTGGATGTGGGCGTCATGATGACTTTCGCAGCAGGCTGCGTCGTGGGGCTGCTGAGCTTCGCCCGACTTCTGAGCTGGTTGCTCAAGCGGTGGCGTGATCTGACGCTGGCGTTTCTCACCGGGCTGATGCTTGGTTCATTGAATAAAGTATGGCCCTGGAAGGAAACGCTAACCTGGCGCACCAACTCCAGTGGAGAGAATGTTCCGCTTTTGCAGCAAAACCTCATGCCTGGCACCTACGGTGATTTGACCGGCCAGGATCCTCAGTTGCTGCTGGCCGTGCTGCTGGCGGTTGGCGGTATCGTTCTGGTACTGAGTCTCGAGTGGTTCGCTGGTCGACGCCAGCCGATGACGGAAGGCGTCTGA
- a CDS encoding protein-L-isoaspartate(D-aspartate) O-methyltransferase — MTSQRTRDRLIQRLYEEGLSSAKVLEVIRRTPRHLFVDEALAHRAYEDTALPIGHNQTISQPFMVARMSELLLADGPLDKVLEIGTGSGYQTAVLAQLVERVFSVERIQALQDRAKERLVELKLRNVVFRWGDGWEGWPALAPYNGIIVTAAAADVPQALLDQLAPGGRLVIPVGVGEVQQLMLIIREENGFSRHLLDTVRFVPLLNGPVI, encoded by the coding sequence ATGACATCCCAGCGCACCCGTGACCGCCTGATCCAACGCCTCTATGAAGAAGGGCTGTCCAGCGCCAAGGTGCTGGAAGTCATTCGTCGCACGCCGCGTCATCTGTTCGTCGACGAAGCGCTGGCGCACCGCGCCTACGAAGACACCGCACTGCCAATTGGCCACAACCAGACAATTTCCCAGCCGTTCATGGTCGCGCGCATGAGCGAACTGCTGCTGGCGGACGGCCCCCTGGACAAAGTATTGGAGATCGGTACCGGTTCCGGTTATCAGACCGCTGTGCTGGCACAGTTGGTCGAGCGGGTGTTCTCGGTCGAGCGCATCCAGGCATTGCAGGACCGCGCCAAGGAGCGCCTGGTCGAACTCAAGCTGCGCAATGTGGTCTTTCGCTGGGGCGATGGTTGGGAGGGCTGGCCTGCGCTGGCGCCTTACAACGGAATCATCGTCACCGCAGCGGCAGCCGATGTGCCGCAGGCCCTGCTCGATCAACTGGCGCCCGGCGGGCGACTGGTGATTCCGGTTGGTGTCGGCGAGGTCCAGCAACTCATGCTGATCATTCGAGAGGAGAACGGCTTTTCACGCCATCTTCTGGATACCGTACGTTTCGTGCCGCTGCTCAATGGACCTGTGATTTGA
- the surE gene encoding 5'/3'-nucleotidase SurE has translation MRILIANDDGVYAPGLAALYDALADYAECKVVAPIQDMSGASSALTLDRPLHPVSMPNGFIGLNGSPTDCVHLGLNGLLEETPDMVVSGINLGANLGDDVLYSGTVAAAIEGRFTGRPAFAFSLVSRTTENLATAAHIARMLVEKHDQLELPPRTVLSVNVPNLPLDHIRGIRLTRLGHRSRAKPPVKQANPRGKEGYWISVAGDVEDGGPGTDFHAVMQGYVSITPLQLDRTFHEAFGGLESWLENVL, from the coding sequence ATGCGTATTCTGATCGCCAACGACGACGGGGTGTATGCACCCGGGCTCGCCGCGCTTTATGACGCGCTGGCCGACTATGCCGAGTGCAAGGTAGTAGCCCCGATTCAGGACATGAGCGGCGCGAGCAGCGCGCTTACCCTGGATCGCCCACTTCATCCGGTAAGCATGCCGAACGGCTTCATTGGGCTGAACGGCTCGCCCACCGATTGCGTGCACCTGGGCCTCAACGGCTTGCTCGAGGAAACCCCGGACATGGTCGTTTCGGGCATCAACCTCGGCGCCAACCTGGGTGACGACGTGCTGTACTCCGGCACCGTCGCGGCAGCTATCGAAGGGCGCTTTACCGGGCGTCCGGCTTTCGCCTTTTCGCTGGTATCGCGCACGACGGAGAACTTGGCGACCGCTGCCCACATCGCGCGCATGCTGGTGGAAAAGCACGACCAGCTCGAGCTGCCTCCGCGTACGGTGCTTAGCGTCAACGTGCCGAACTTGCCTCTGGACCATATTCGCGGCATTCGGCTGACCCGCCTGGGCCATCGCAGTCGTGCTAAACCGCCGGTCAAGCAAGCCAACCCGCGCGGCAAGGAAGGTTACTGGATTTCGGTTGCTGGCGATGTCGAAGACGGCGGGCCGGGTACCGATTTCCACGCGGTAATGCAGGGCTACGTATCGATCACGCCGCTGCAGTTGGATCGAACCTTTCATGAGGCCTTTGGCGGTCTTGAGAGCTGGCTGGAGAACGTGCTGTGA
- the truD gene encoding tRNA pseudouridine(13) synthase TruD — protein MTEDQLLGPRAHGEPCGSAVLKAVAEDFQVDEVLDIPLSGEGEHLWLWVEKRNLNTEEAAKRIARAAGVPLKMISYAGLKDRQALTRQWFSLHLPGKADPDLAAAENDSLTILKRTRHQRKLQRGAHSANGFRLRLTALQGDHAEIDARLQRIKTHGVPNYFGLQRFGYEGGNLHGAREYAEKGELPVQRNLRSRLLSAGRSYLFNRVLAERIADGTWNQAKQGDLLAFTDSRSFFPAGPAECSDPRLAILDLHPTGPLWGIEGSPAGDEIQALENAVAETEPSVVNWLAQAGMKHERRILRLPIGGLSWHYPEPDILQLEFVLPTGCFATAMVRELVSLAGQTDI, from the coding sequence ATGACTGAAGATCAGTTGCTCGGACCGCGCGCCCATGGCGAGCCCTGTGGCAGCGCGGTGCTGAAGGCCGTCGCGGAGGATTTTCAGGTCGACGAGGTACTCGACATCCCGTTGTCCGGCGAGGGCGAGCATCTGTGGCTGTGGGTGGAAAAACGTAACCTGAATACCGAGGAAGCCGCCAAGCGCATCGCCCGGGCCGCCGGCGTGCCGTTGAAGATGATCAGCTACGCCGGGTTGAAGGACCGGCAAGCGCTTACCCGTCAGTGGTTCAGCCTGCATCTGCCGGGCAAAGCCGATCCTGATCTTGCCGCCGCCGAAAACGACAGCCTGACGATCCTCAAACGCACCCGGCACCAGCGCAAGCTGCAGCGTGGCGCGCATTCTGCCAATGGCTTCCGCTTGCGCCTGACTGCGCTGCAGGGCGACCACGCTGAAATCGATGCGCGACTGCAACGAATCAAGACTCATGGCGTGCCGAACTACTTTGGTCTGCAACGTTTTGGCTATGAAGGCGGCAATCTTCACGGCGCGCGCGAGTACGCCGAAAAAGGCGAGCTGCCTGTGCAACGCAACCTGCGCTCGCGCCTGCTCTCGGCGGGGCGCAGTTACCTATTCAATCGCGTGCTCGCCGAGCGGATTGCCGATGGCACCTGGAATCAGGCAAAGCAGGGCGATCTGCTGGCTTTCACCGACAGCCGCAGCTTTTTCCCGGCGGGGCCTGCAGAGTGCAGCGACCCACGTTTGGCCATCCTGGACCTGCATCCAACAGGTCCTTTATGGGGCATCGAAGGCTCGCCAGCAGGTGACGAAATACAGGCACTCGAAAATGCTGTCGCTGAAACTGAGCCATCTGTCGTCAATTGGTTGGCGCAAGCAGGAATGAAGCACGAACGGCGCATTCTTCGCCTCCCCATTGGCGGTTTGTCGTGGCATTATCCCGAGCCTGACATTCTGCAACTGGAATTCGTCCTGCCGACCGGATGCTTCGCCACCGCCATGGTGCGTGAGCTGGTCAGCCTGGCAGGGCAGACGGACATCTGA
- the ispF gene encoding 2-C-methyl-D-erythritol 2,4-cyclodiphosphate synthase, which translates to MRIGHGYDVHRFGEGDHITLGGVRISHRLGLLAHSDGDVLLHALSDALLGAAALGDIGKHFPDTDPQFKGADSRVLLRHVLEQVQAKGWQVGNVDATIIAQAPKMAPHIDNMRALIAADLQVEVDQVNVKATTTEKLGFTGREEGIAVHAVALLVRA; encoded by the coding sequence ATGCGTATCGGCCACGGTTACGACGTGCACCGCTTCGGCGAAGGCGATCACATCACGCTTGGCGGCGTGCGAATTTCACACAGGCTTGGGTTGCTGGCGCATTCCGATGGTGATGTGCTGCTGCACGCGTTGAGCGATGCACTGCTGGGGGCCGCGGCGCTGGGTGATATCGGCAAGCATTTCCCGGACACAGACCCGCAGTTCAAGGGCGCCGATAGCCGCGTGCTGCTGCGTCATGTGCTGGAACAGGTACAGGCCAAGGGCTGGCAGGTGGGCAACGTAGACGCCACCATCATCGCCCAGGCGCCGAAAATGGCACCGCACATCGACAACATGCGTGCGCTGATTGCCGCGGACCTGCAAGTCGAAGTGGATCAAGTCAACGTAAAGGCCACCACCACCGAGAAGCTTGGCTTCACCGGACGTGAGGAAGGGATCGCTGTTCATGCGGTTGCCTTGCTGGTCCGCGCATGA
- a CDS encoding ArsR/SmtB family transcription factor, with protein sequence MPDDFDDIIKALAHPLRRDILRWLKEPQRYFADQHHSLENGVCAGQIDQRAGLSQSTVSAHLATLQKAGLITSQKVGQWHFFKRNDQAIQTFVERIGQDL encoded by the coding sequence ATGCCGGACGACTTCGACGACATCATCAAGGCCCTCGCCCACCCGTTGCGCCGCGACATTCTGCGCTGGCTCAAGGAGCCGCAGCGCTATTTCGCCGACCAGCACCATTCACTCGAAAACGGCGTCTGTGCCGGGCAGATCGACCAGCGCGCCGGGCTGTCGCAGTCAACCGTATCGGCCCATCTGGCGACCCTACAAAAGGCCGGGTTGATTACCAGCCAAAAGGTCGGCCAATGGCATTTTTTCAAGCGTAACGACCAGGCCATCCAAACCTTCGTCGAGCGCATCGGCCAAGACCTCTGA
- a CDS encoding alkene reductase has protein sequence MPTLFDPIKIGDLELNNRVIMAPLTRCRAEPGRIPGDLIAEYYAQRADAGLIISEATSVTPMGVGYPDTPGIWSAEQVQGWRKVTDAVHAKGGKIVLQLWHVGRISDPIYLDGQLPVAPSAIKPAGHVSLVRPMKDYETPRALETEEIPGIIEAYRKGAENAKEAGFDGVEIHGANGYLLDQFLQDSTNKRTDAYGGSLENRARLMLEVTDAAISVWGAGRVGVHLAPRADSHDMGDSNRAETFGYVARELGKRGIAFICTREQAGEDSLGPQLKEIFGGVYIANERFTNEQANAWLAEGKADAVAFGIPYIANPDLVQRLRQDAPLNEAKPELFYAQGPVGYTDYPSL, from the coding sequence ATGCCCACACTCTTCGACCCGATCAAGATCGGCGACCTGGAACTGAACAACCGCGTCATCATGGCGCCGCTGACCCGCTGCCGCGCCGAGCCCGGCCGTATTCCCGGTGACCTGATCGCCGAGTACTACGCCCAGCGCGCCGATGCCGGCCTGATCATCAGCGAAGCCACTTCCGTCACGCCGATGGGCGTCGGCTACCCAGACACCCCTGGCATCTGGTCCGCCGAGCAGGTGCAGGGCTGGAGGAAGGTCACTGACGCGGTGCATGCCAAGGGCGGCAAGATCGTTCTGCAGCTCTGGCATGTCGGCCGCATCTCCGACCCGATTTACCTGGACGGCCAACTGCCGGTCGCACCCAGCGCCATCAAACCGGCCGGCCACGTCAGCCTGGTTCGCCCGATGAAAGATTATGAGACGCCACGGGCGCTGGAAACTGAAGAGATTCCGGGCATCATCGAGGCCTATCGCAAGGGGGCGGAGAACGCCAAGGAGGCTGGTTTTGACGGCGTGGAGATCCACGGCGCCAATGGCTACCTGCTCGATCAGTTCCTGCAGGACAGCACCAACAAGCGCACAGACGCCTACGGTGGCTCTCTGGAAAACCGCGCCCGACTGATGCTGGAAGTGACCGACGCCGCTATCTCGGTGTGGGGCGCCGGCCGTGTCGGCGTGCACCTGGCACCGCGCGCCGACTCGCATGACATGGGCGATTCCAATCGCGCCGAGACGTTTGGCTATGTTGCGCGTGAACTGGGCAAGCGCGGCATCGCCTTCATCTGCACTCGCGAACAAGCCGGCGAAGACAGCCTGGGGCCTCAGCTGAAGGAAATCTTCGGTGGCGTCTACATCGCCAACGAACGCTTCACCAACGAACAGGCCAATGCCTGGTTGGCGGAGGGCAAGGCCGATGCGGTCGCCTTCGGCATCCCCTACATCGCCAACCCGGATCTGGTCCAACGCTTGCGCCAGGACGCGCCGCTGAACGAGGCCAAGCCTGAGCTGTTCTACGCCCAGGGACCGGTTGGCTATACCGATTATCCGTCGCTCTAG
- the fghA gene encoding S-formylglutathione hydrolase: MTLEIVSSNKSFGGWHKRYRHRSSSLNCDMVFAVFLPPQAEQGEKLPVLYWLSGLTCTDENFMQKAGALRLAAELGLIIVAPDTSPRGAGVPDDADGAWDFGLGAGFYLNATQEPWAQHYRMYDYVVDELPALVEANFPVSDRRGISGHSMGGHGALICALKNPGRYHSLSAFAPISNPLNCPWGEKAFSRYLGEDRSRWREWDACVLIADADEKLPILVDQGDRDDFMEGQLMPLALQAAATAAGHPLTLRIQPGYDHSYYFIASFIDDHLRHHAQALKA, from the coding sequence ATGACCCTTGAAATCGTTTCCAGCAACAAGAGTTTCGGCGGTTGGCACAAGCGCTACCGCCACCGTTCCAGTAGCCTGAACTGCGACATGGTGTTCGCCGTCTTCCTGCCGCCACAAGCGGAGCAGGGCGAGAAGCTGCCGGTGCTGTACTGGCTGTCCGGTTTGACCTGCACCGATGAGAACTTCATGCAGAAGGCCGGCGCGCTGCGTCTGGCCGCCGAGCTGGGCCTGATCATTGTCGCGCCGGATACCAGCCCGCGAGGTGCGGGCGTGCCGGACGATGCCGACGGCGCCTGGGATTTCGGCCTTGGCGCCGGCTTCTATCTCAATGCCACTCAGGAGCCTTGGGCGCAGCACTATCGGATGTACGACTACGTGGTCGATGAACTGCCGGCACTGGTCGAGGCGAATTTCCCCGTTTCCGATCGCCGCGGCATCAGCGGGCATTCCATGGGGGGGCATGGCGCGCTGATCTGTGCGCTGAAGAACCCTGGTCGTTATCACTCACTTTCTGCGTTCGCGCCTATCAGCAACCCGCTTAACTGTCCGTGGGGCGAAAAGGCGTTCAGCCGCTATCTGGGCGAGGATCGTTCGCGCTGGCGCGAGTGGGACGCTTGCGTGTTGATTGCCGATGCGGATGAAAAACTGCCGATACTGGTCGATCAGGGTGATCGTGATGATTTCATGGAGGGGCAGCTCATGCCGCTGGCGCTGCAAGCAGCCGCGACTGCGGCCGGTCACCCGCTTACGCTGCGTATCCAGCCGGGCTACGACCACAGCTACTACTTCATCGCCAGCTTCATCGACGATCATCTGCGTCACCATGCGCAGGCGCTGAAGGCGTAG
- a CDS encoding S-(hydroxymethyl)glutathione dehydrogenase/class III alcohol dehydrogenase, with product MTIKSRAAVAFGPNQPLQIVEVDVAPPKAGEVLIRIVATGVCHTDAYTLSGEDSEGVFPCILGHEGGGIVEAVGEGVTSVAIGDHVIPLYTAECGQCKFCKSQKTNLCSSVRATQGKGLMPDGTTRFSYKGEPIYHYMGCSTFSEYTVLPEVSVAKIPKEAPLEKVCLLGCGVTTGIGAVLNTAKVEEGATVAIFGLGGIGLAAIIGAKMAKASRIIAVDINPSKFAIAEELGATDFVNPKEHDKPIQEVIVEMTDGGVDYSFECVGNVQLMRAALECCHKGWGESTIIGVAGAGQEISTRPFQLVTGRVWRGSAFGGVKGRSELPSYVAKAQSGEIPLDTFITHNLPLDQINEAFDLMHEGKSIRTVIHF from the coding sequence ATGACCATCAAGTCGCGTGCCGCCGTTGCCTTCGGCCCCAATCAGCCCCTGCAGATCGTGGAAGTGGACGTCGCGCCGCCCAAAGCAGGCGAGGTGCTGATCCGCATCGTCGCCACTGGCGTCTGCCATACCGATGCGTACACCCTTTCGGGTGAGGACTCGGAAGGCGTTTTCCCCTGCATTCTCGGGCATGAGGGCGGCGGTATCGTCGAGGCAGTGGGTGAAGGCGTCACGTCGGTCGCCATTGGCGATCACGTGATCCCGCTCTATACCGCCGAGTGCGGTCAGTGCAAATTCTGTAAATCTCAGAAGACCAATCTGTGCAGCTCCGTTCGTGCCACCCAGGGCAAAGGCCTGATGCCGGACGGCACCACACGCTTCAGCTACAAAGGCGAGCCGATCTATCACTACATGGGCTGCTCGACCTTCTCCGAGTACACCGTGCTGCCCGAGGTTTCGGTAGCCAAGATCCCGAAAGAGGCGCCGCTGGAAAAGGTCTGCCTGCTCGGTTGTGGTGTCACCACCGGTATTGGTGCCGTGCTGAACACCGCCAAGGTCGAGGAGGGCGCCACCGTGGCGATCTTCGGCCTGGGCGGTATCGGCCTGGCGGCGATCATTGGCGCGAAGATGGCCAAGGCCAGCCGGATCATCGCCGTCGATATCAACCCGAGCAAGTTCGCCATCGCTGAAGAACTGGGCGCCACGGACTTCGTCAATCCGAAGGAGCATGACAAGCCGATTCAAGAGGTGATCGTCGAGATGACCGATGGCGGCGTCGACTATTCCTTCGAGTGCGTCGGCAACGTCCAGCTGATGCGCGCCGCGCTTGAGTGCTGCCACAAGGGCTGGGGGGAGTCGACCATCATCGGCGTCGCCGGAGCCGGGCAGGAAATCAGCACCCGGCCGTTCCAGCTGGTCACCGGTCGCGTTTGGCGCGGTTCGGCATTCGGTGGCGTAAAAGGGCGTAGCGAGCTACCGAGCTACGTGGCGAAGGCACAAAGTGGCGAGATCCCGCTGGATACCTTCATCACTCACAACTTGCCGCTCGACCAGATCAATGAAGCGTTCGACCTGATGCACGAAGGCAAGAGCATTCGTACCGTCATCCATTTCTGA
- a CDS encoding LysR family transcriptional regulator yields the protein MNRWEGLDEFVAVAECGSFMRAAERLRVSSSHVSRQIARLEERLQARLLYRTTRRVSLTEAGHTFFARCQRLIEERDEAFLAISDLHSAPTGLLRMTAAVAYGERFIVPLVNEFMTRHPQLRVDIELTNRNLDLVQEGYDLAIRLGKLGESRLIATRIAPRAMYLCAAPSYLERYGRPHTLSELARHNCLIGTSDIWSFLVAGREQHFKPSGNWRCNSGEALLDAALRGFGLCQLPDYYVQGPLQRGELASLLEGNQPPDTAVWAVYPQRRYPLPKVRLLIEALKAGLARRHEYAGSSS from the coding sequence ATGAATCGCTGGGAAGGCCTCGACGAATTCGTGGCTGTCGCTGAATGCGGCAGCTTCATGCGCGCCGCGGAACGCCTGCGCGTCTCGTCATCCCACGTCAGCCGACAGATCGCCCGCCTCGAAGAGCGTCTGCAAGCGCGCCTGCTCTATCGCACCACCCGCCGCGTCTCGCTGACCGAGGCTGGGCACACCTTCTTTGCCCGCTGCCAGCGCTTGATCGAAGAGCGCGACGAAGCATTCCTCGCCATCAGCGACCTGCACAGCGCCCCCACCGGGTTGTTGCGAATGACCGCGGCAGTAGCCTATGGCGAGCGATTCATCGTGCCGCTGGTGAATGAGTTCATGACAAGACACCCGCAATTGCGCGTGGATATCGAGCTGACCAACCGCAATCTCGATCTTGTGCAGGAGGGCTATGACCTGGCCATCCGTCTCGGCAAACTCGGCGAGTCGCGCCTGATTGCCACGCGCATTGCTCCCAGGGCGATGTATCTGTGCGCCGCACCCAGCTATCTGGAGCGCTACGGACGACCGCATACATTGTCGGAACTGGCCCGGCACAACTGCCTGATCGGAACGAGTGATATCTGGTCTTTCCTGGTTGCAGGGCGCGAGCAACATTTCAAGCCCAGCGGCAACTGGCGCTGCAACAGCGGCGAGGCTCTACTAGACGCCGCCCTGCGCGGCTTTGGGCTGTGTCAGCTGCCGGATTACTACGTGCAGGGCCCGCTACAGCGCGGCGAACTGGCTTCCCTGTTAGAAGGCAACCAGCCACCCGATACCGCCGTCTGGGCAGTCTATCCGCAGCGCCGCTATCCCCTGCCGAAGGTTCGTCTGCTCATCGAAGCACTTAAGGCCGGGCTTGCCAGACGCCATGAATACGCAGGCAGCTCAAGCTGA
- a CDS encoding HPF/RaiA family ribosome-associated protein, whose protein sequence is MQVLVNSNHSISVTSDLEGRIKATVEAELERFDDHLTRVEVHLNDENSNKSGPQDKRCQMEARVKGHDPVSATHKAETLDLAINGAAEKLNHALAHALDKLNRH, encoded by the coding sequence ATGCAGGTTCTGGTGAACAGCAACCACAGCATCAGCGTTACCAGTGATCTTGAAGGTCGGATCAAGGCAACGGTGGAAGCCGAGCTTGAACGCTTCGATGATCATCTGACCCGCGTCGAAGTTCATCTCAACGACGAAAACAGCAACAAGAGCGGGCCGCAGGACAAGCGCTGCCAGATGGAAGCGCGAGTCAAGGGTCACGACCCCGTTTCAGCTACGCACAAGGCCGAGACGCTTGACCTGGCAATCAACGGGGCAGCGGAGAAGCTGAACCACGCGCTCGCTCACGCACTAGACAAGCTCAACCGCCACTGA